The window AGTTATTTTTTCAGCAAAGAAGGTTATGAAGTAGAAACTGCCTCAGATGGATTAGATGGTCTCAGGTTTTTAAAAAAATTCAAGCCTGAATTAGTAATATTAGATATTATGCTACCTAGTTTAGATGGGAAAAATTTTACCAAAATAGTAAGAGAACTTCCAGAAGAGTATGGCAACCCGGTTATCATAATGCTGACTGCCAAAACAGAGATAGAAGATGTCCTAGAAGGTCTCGAAATAGGTGCCAATGATTATATGAAAAAACCTTTTGATCCTAGGGAACTTATACTCAGGTCTAAAAAATTCTTGAATAATGGAGAGAAGGCATCCAAAAAATATATCTTCAAAAGTGTAGTAGTAGATGATGATCGGCACCTTGTGACTGAAGATGAAATAGAGATAGAACTTTCCAAAAAAGAATATGATCTTTTGCATCTTCTCATAAGAAATAAAGGGCTGGTTCTTTCTAGGGAAAAGATTCTGGATAAGGTGTGGAATACCAGCTATTACGCAGGGGATAGATCTGTAGATATATATATATCCAAACTGAGGGAGAAGATAGTTAGTATTTCTAAAAATATAAAAACAGTGAAAGGAGTTGGCTACAAATTAGAAGAAAAGAGATAATAACGCTTATCTTGATCTTTTTCCTTGAAATATTCTTTGTAAAAGTAAATATGAGCAGAGTGTCAACTCTCTATGAGGAAGTTGCTAAAAAGACCCTGAGGGAGGATGCCATTCTAATAAAAAATATTGCTAGGAATAACTCGCGGGAGGATTTTCAGGACATATTCGAGAGTGTGGAAAAGAGATTTACATTGATAGATGCAAATGGGGTAGTAGTATACGATTCAGAGAAATATGAAGAGGAGTCAACCATGGAAAATCAT is drawn from uncultured Ilyobacter sp. and contains these coding sequences:
- a CDS encoding response regulator transcription factor — encoded protein: MKVLIVEDDLEIQQLVSYFFSKEGYEVETASDGLDGLRFLKKFKPELVILDIMLPSLDGKNFTKIVRELPEEYGNPVIIMLTAKTEIEDVLEGLEIGANDYMKKPFDPRELILRSKKFLNNGEKASKKYIFKSVVVDDDRHLVTEDEIEIELSKKEYDLLHLLIRNKGLVLSREKILDKVWNTSYYAGDRSVDIYISKLREKIVSISKNIKTVKGVGYKLEEKR